From Nicotiana tabacum cultivar K326 chromosome 22, ASM71507v2, whole genome shotgun sequence, one genomic window encodes:
- the LOC142175921 gene encoding uncharacterized protein LOC142175921 codes for MELLKDYDCSILSHPGKANVVVDVWSRKSIGSLAHISLTKRLLAKDIQRLEGAGIKFSVRDSKALLACAHAKSSLVERIKATQYEDERFCKYRDEALASKSKDMIVESDGILRMGDRLCVTNVDRLRHSILEEAQNSRYIIHLGSTKMSRLSISDPQDCYNKLRFQRENGKELPWILSPVYHEPLKVMTLYG; via the exons ATGGAactactcaaggactatgactgTTCTATTTTGTCTCATCctggaaaagccaatgtggtggttgatgtaTGGAGTAGAAAATCTATAGGGAGTTTGGCACATATATCTCTTACAAAGAGACTTTTGGCCAAAGATATTCAGAGACTAGAAGGTGCGGGTATCAAATTTAGTGTCAGAGATTCAAAGGCATTGTTGGCTTGTGCTCATGCTAAGTCTTCATTAGTTGAGCGCATTAAGGCCACCCAATATGAGGATGAGCGATTTTGCAAATACAGAGATGAGGCCTTAGCTAGTAAAAGCAAGGATATGATTGTTGAAAGTGATGGTATTCTTCGAATGGGTGACAGGCTATGTGTCACAAATGTAGATAGGTTGAGACACTCTATTCTTGAAGAAGCTCAGAACTCTAGATACATTATACATCTGGGATCCACAAAAAT gtcaaggTTGAGCATCAGCGACCCGCAGGACTGTTATAACAAATTGAGATTCCAAAGGGAAAATGGGAAAGAATTGCCATGGATTTTGTCACCGGTCTACCATGAACCCTTAAAGGTTATGACTCtgtatgggtga
- the LOC107759117 gene encoding transcription factor DIVARICATA: protein MEILSPAPYLSNSSWFLDEEKSTKWTPAENKAFENALAFFDKDTPDRWQRVAEMVPGKTVVDVIRQYKELEDDVSRIEAGLITIPGYTTTSSSPFTLEWGNSHSSFDGYKQSYVVGGKRSLSNRPPEQERKKGIPWTEEEHKLFLMGLKKYGKGDWRNISRNFVITRTPTQVASHAQKYFIRQLSGGKDKRRASIHDITTINLNDNQTPSPDHQKPTSIDQSTVISQQPKSADNAMHKIPFQWSQVNNGFNYAEGSLFVSPPYGGNSYGDIKMQSQSLQQRGAMREPYFGSQSMNFQLQSAQPYYHA from the exons ATGGAGATATTATCACCAGCTCCTTATCTTTCAAATTCAAGCTGGTTTCTTGATGAGGAAAAGAGCACAAAATGGACTCCAGCTGAGAATAAGGCATTTGAGAATGCTCTTGCCTTTTTTGATAAAGATACACCAGATAGATGGCAAAGGGTAGCAGAAATGGTTCCAGGGAAAACAGTTGTTGATGTAATTAGGCAATATAAGGAATTAGAAGATGATGTGAGCAGGATAGAAGCTGGATTAATTACTATTCCTGGTTATACTACTACTTCTTCTTCACCTTTTACATTAGAATGGGGGAATAGTCATAGTAGCTTTGATGGATACAAGCAGTCTTATGTTGTTGGAGGCAAAAGATCTTTGTCCAATAGGCCTCCAGAACAAGAGAGGAAGAAGGGTATTCCATGGACAGAGGAAGAACACAA GTTGTTTCTAATGGGGCTTAAAAAGTATGGAAAAGGCGATTGGAGGAATATCTCGCGAAATTTCGTTATTACTAGAACCCCAACTCAAGTGGCAAGTCATGCTCAGAAGTACTTTATCAGACAACTTTCCGGTGGCAAAGATAAAAGACGCGCCAGCATTCATGACATTACAACAATAAATCTCAATGATAATCAAACGCCTTCACCGGATCACCAAAAACCAACTTCAATCGATCAATCCACTGTGATTTCCCAGCAGCCAAAATCGGCTGACAATGCCATGCACAAAATTCCATTTCAGTGGAGTCAGGTGAATAATGGCTTTAATTATGCAGAAGGAAGTTTGTTCGTGTCTCCTCCTTATGGAGGTAACTCTTATGGGGACATTAAAATGCAAAGCCAAAGTCTGCAGCAAAGAGGTGCTATGCGTGAGCCTTACTTTGGATCTCAAAGTATGAATTTTCAGCTTCAATCGGCACAGCCTTACTATCATGCATGA